A window of the Macadamia integrifolia cultivar HAES 741 unplaced genomic scaffold, SCU_Mint_v3 scaffold536, whole genome shotgun sequence genome harbors these coding sequences:
- the LOC122069118 gene encoding uncharacterized protein LOC122069118 yields MSTGRQTFRDLIEEAKKRILLLVICVVGLSYLMSLTSSSVWVNMPAAASLIVLLRYISLDIEMKRRAAAYSDKPLSAKHLSQKKPPELPKVSLGKSNWRRKVNSPVVEAALDHFTRHLVSEWVTDLWYSRLTPDRDGPEELVQIINGVLGEVSCRVRDINLIDLLTRDIINLICTHLELFRASQAKIVRQQLEELTIDHLDRELKQVLDADNKLHPALFSAAAEHKVLQHLMDGLISFSFKPEDLQCSFFRYIVRELLACTVIRPILNLASPRFINERVESLVLSINKKADKGVTTSAQDASQSKSNGPPRSSSDHFSGVLDRSVRGVELVQFKREHSEAISGESLKENMYGASQSKDPLLSNDTQSSRSWSSLPSDFKSNDRKDIQRHKSGGQWGEMLDMMYRRKTQALAPEHFENMWTKGRNYKKKEGANQLAKQVTENLTAGIPGILDHSNLSSKHHIKDGTTKFDIAQRSQSLPRHNNQSLAELHARTDGNRSVHSPAMSHQGEHEDDQMLLEDVESESSSCYTEEDESSTVTGLDSPGTKVWDSKNNRNAAVSHIHHPLENSGGNMVRKTGKGHLHYPRLSRTHSGRKRSRLGSQKVNTWQEVERTTFRLGDGQDILNSYKEDAKTEDSSDDPELESWGRVHSGAAASSSAPSLSIHEASINSLEKSVLADSFLKLRCEVLGANIVKSGSRTFAVYSISVTDANNNSWSIKRRFRHFEELHRRLKEFPQYNLHLPPKHFLSTGLEISVVQERCKLLDKYLKRLLQLPTISGSIEVWDFLSVDSQTYMFSNSLSIIETLAVNLEDKSYEKSTKVQNLVGAVNDPLLYRVEHLHTTRKDTILQMKQNNVAENPGLRRSSKSCLPVKIPVKKHENPREDSGSDSGGRLQSSDRYIRTSEIDLKERGSNNPQGTSEVLLDATTDPTLPTEWVPPNLSIPILDLVDVIFQLHDGGWIRRQAFWVAKQVLQLGMGDAFDDWLIEKIQLLRRGSVIASAIKRLEQILWPDGIFITKHPKRQRPPASVSQSQSPRYGEPTQISSPTKESVLTDEQQQQEAARRAKFVYELMIDKAPAALVGLLGHKEYEHCAKDLYFFLQSTVCMKQLAFDLLELLLLSTFPELHDVVKQLHEDKKKFGQLQLN; encoded by the exons ATGAGTACTGGGAGGCAGACATTTCGGGACCTCATTGAGGAAGCCAAGAAGCGGATCTTATTGTTGGTCATATGCGTCGTTGGGCTGTCTTATCTTATGTCCT TGACCAGCTCTTCTGTTTGGGTCAATATGCCTGCAGCTGCATCCTTAATTGTACTGCTCCGCTATATATCATTAGACATTGAGATGAAAAGAAGAGCTGCAGCTTACAGTGATAAACCACTCTCTGCCAAACATCTTTCTCAAAAGAAGCCTCCTGAACTTCCAAAGGTTTCCCTTGGAAAGTCCAACTGGAGAAGGAAGGTGAATTCCCCTGTTGTTGAAGCTGCGCTAGACCATTTCACTAGGCATCTAGTTTCTGAGTGGGTGACTGACCTCTGGTACTCCCGCTTAACACCTGATAGAGATGGTCCAGAGGAGCTGGTGCAAATAATAAATGGTGTCCTTGGAGAAGTTTCATGTCGTGTTAGGGATATAAATCTCATTGATCTTCTGACCAG GGACATTATCAATCTTATTTGCACTCACTTAGAGCTATTCCGAGCGAGTCAAGCCAAGATTGTGAGGCAACAGTTGGAAGAGCTAACCATTGATCATCTGGATCGGGAGCTGAAGCAAGTTCTGGATGCTGACAACAAGTTGCATCCTGCTTTATTTTCTGCTGCAGCTGAGCACAAG GTTTTGCAGCACTTGATGGATGGACTCATCTCATTCAGTTTCAAGCCTGAAGATCTGCAGTGCTCTTTCTTCCGTTATATTGTCAGAGAGCTTCTTGCCTGTACAGTGATAAGGCCAATCTTGAACTTGGCTAGTCCAAG GTTTATTAATGAAAGAGTTGAATCTTTGGTTCTTTCTATTAACAAAAAAGCTGATAAAGGAGTCACAACTTCGGCACAGGATGCATCTCAATCCAAGTCAAATGGGCCTCCAAGGTCTTCATCTGATCATTTTTCAGGGGTCCTAGATCGATCTGTTAGAGGTGTTGAACTTGTGCAGTTTAAGCGTGAGCACTCTGAAGCTATCTCTGGCGAGTCTTTGAAAGAAAATATGTATGGAGCATCTCAATCGAAGGATCCATTGCTTTCTAATGATACTCAGTCTTCCCGCTCTTGGAGTTCTTTACCCTCGGATTTCAAATCCAATGACAGAAAGGACATCCAACGACACAAATCTGGTGGACAATGGGGAGAGATGTTAGATATGATGTACCGCAGAAAGACTCAAGCTCTTGCTCCAGAGCATTTTGAAAATATGTGGACCAAAGGACGAAactacaaaaagaaagaaggtgcAAATCAGTTGGCTAAACAAGTTACAGAAAATTTAACAGCGGGGATTCCTGGTATACTGGATCACTCAAATCTGTCATCTAAGCATCATATAAAGGATGGAACTACCAAGTTTGATATCGCCCAAAGGAGCCAGAGTCTCCCTCGTCATAATAATCAATCTTTGGCAGAATTACATGCCCGTACTGATGGAAACAGATCAGTTCACTCTCCAGCCATGTCGCATCAAGGAGAGCATGAGGATGATCAGATGCTTTTGGAGGACGTTGAATCAGAAAGTAGTAGCTGTTATACTGAAGAAGACGAAAGCAGCACAGTGACAGGTCTTGATTCTCCTGGAACTAAAGTTTGGGACagtaaaaataatagaaatgctGCTGTTTCTCACATACACCATCCACTTGAAAATTCTGGAGGCAATATGGTGAGGAAGACTGGTAAAGGGCATCTTCATTACCCGAGATTATCTAGAACCCATTCAGGCAGGAAAAGGTCCAGATTAGGCAGTCAGAAGGTGAACACGTGGcaagaggttgagagaacaacattCCGTTTGGGAGATGGACAGGATATATTAAATTCATATAAGGAAGATGCGAAAACTGAGGATTCTAGTGATGATCCTGAGCTGGAAAGCTGGGGTAGAGTTCACAGTGGAGCAGCTGCATCTTCATCTGCTCCATCTCTTTCTATACATGAAGCCTCTATTAACTCCCTGGAAAAATCTGTGTTGGCAGATTCATTTTTAAAGTTGAGATGTGAG GTATTGGGTGCCAATATTGTGAAGAGCGGTTCTAGAACATTTGCTGTGTATTCAATTTCTGTTACTGATGCAAACAATAATAGTTGGTCCATTAAAAGAAG GTTTCGCCATTTTGAGGAGTTGCATCGGCGTCTGAAAGAGTTTCCACAATATAATCTTCATTTGCCACCCAAACATTTTTTATCAACAGGTTTAGAGATCTCCGTTGTTCAGGAACGGTGTAAATTGCTTGACAAATACTTAAAG AGGCTACTACAGCTTCCAACCATATCGGGTTCGATAGAGGTTTGGGATTTCCTTAGCGTTGATTCTCAg ACATACATGTTCTCAAATTCCCTTTCGATTATTGAAACATTAGCAG TTAACCTTGAAGATAAGTCATATGAGAAGAGTACCAAGGTTCAGAATCTGGTTGGTGCTGTTAATGATCCCTTATTGTACAGAGTAGAGCACTTACACACCACCAGAAAAGATACCATATTGCAGATGAAGCAGAACAATGTAGCAGAAAATCCAGGATTGAGAAGAAGCAGCAAATCATGTTTGCCAGTAAAAATCCCTGttaaaaaacatgaaaatccCAGGGAAGATTCAGGGAGTGACTCAGGTGGTAGGTTGCAAAGTAGTGATCGTTACATCAGAACGTCTGAAATTGAtctaaaagaaagaggaagtaaTAATCCACAGGGGACATCCGAGGTACTTCTTGATGCTACTACTGATCCAACACTTCCTACAGAG TGGGTACCACCAAACCTGAGTATCCCAATATTAGATTTGGTGGATGTCATCTTTCAGCTTCATGATGGTGGGTGGATCAG GAGGCAGGCTTTTTGGGTAGCCAAACAAGTATTGCAGCTAGGAATGGGTGATGCTTTTGATGATTGGCTAATCGAAAAAATCCAGCTTCTGCGGAGGGGATCAGTGATTGCTTCAGCAATCAAGCGGCTTGAACAG ATCCTTTGGCCTGATGGTATCTTCATAACTAAACATCCCAAGCGTCAAAGACCACCAGCATCTGTAAGTCAGTCCCAGAGCCCACGTTACGGCGAGCCAACTCAGATATCTTCCCCTACGAAAGAGAGTGTGCTGACTGATGAACAGCAACAACAAGAAGCTGCTCGACGTGCTAAGTTTGTTTATGAACTGATGATTG ATAAAGCACCAGCTGCCCTAGTAGGCCTTCTTGGTCATAAGGAATATGAACATTGTGCGAAggatctttatttctttcttcag TCAACAGTTTGTATGAAGCAGCTGGCGTTTGACCTTCTTGAACTGCTCTTGTTATCGACATTTCCAGAGCTTCACGATGTTGTTAAGCAGTTGCACGAAGATAAGAAAAAGTTTGGACAGCTCCAATTGAACTAG